A part of Ziziphus jujuba cultivar Dongzao chromosome 8, ASM3175591v1 genomic DNA contains:
- the LOC132805052 gene encoding disease resistance RPP8-like protein 3, translating into MEQTLEEVGEEYLEELIDTCMVQVDKRDHTRIGVKTCRMHDFVRDLCIIKAREETSAQIIQQQHESNTSINIGSAASSEHLGNSNSRRLVLHPGGEKPLFWNTCFQSILGGTGHANLHSLLCLGGILCLSALKLSNFGMLRVYELHVADKSNDGRTIVLRCRGLKGKILEGRRSFLQFLPPSLTKVTLWMSHMEQDPMPMIKKLPNLRFLCVSNDAYLGSKMVCSAHVFPKIETLIVNELVYVRYWTIESGPMPSLKKLSIEKVYRLEKIPIGLEFVTSLKELKIRWMNNSFCNKLKVIHGIDYYKVGYIPSISIR; encoded by the exons ATGGAACAAACATTGGAAGAAGTAGGTGAAGAATACTTGGAAGAGCTGATTGATACATGCATGGTTCAGGTGGACAAAAGGGACCATACAAGAATAGGTGTCAAAACATGTCGCATGCATGATTTTGTGCGAGATTTATGCATAATAAAGGCCAGAGAGGAAACGTCTGCCCAGATTATCCAACAGCAGCATGAGAGCAATACGTCAATCAATATTGGTTCTGCAGCTTCATCTGAGCACTTGGGTAATAGTAATTCCCGAAGACTTGTTCTTCATCCTGGCGGTGAAAAGCCACTTTTTTGGAATACATGTTTCCAATCCATCTTAGGTGGAACAGGACATGCCAATCTTCATTCTCTTTTGTGTTTGGGAGGCATTCTTTGTTTATCAGCTTTaaaattaagcaattttggAATGTTAAGAGTGTATGAACTTCATGTTGCTGATAAATCTAATGATGGAAGGACTATAGTACTTCGATGTAGAG GTTTGAAAGGGAAGATATTAGAAGGAAGGCGTTCTTTTCTGCAATTTCTTCCACCAAGCCTTACCAAAGTGACTCTATGGATGTCTCACATGGAGCAGGATCCAATGCCAATGATTAAGAAGCTACCAAATTTAAGGTTTCTTTGTGTTAGTAATGATGCATATCTTGGTTCTAAAATGGTTTGCTCTGCCCATGTATTTCCAAAAATAGAGACTCTTATAGTCAATGAGTTGGTGTATGTAAGATATTGGACAATAGAGAGTGGTCCAATGCCGAGTCTTAAGAAACTAAGCATTGAGAAAGTTTATAGATTAGAGAAGATTCCAATAGGGTTAGAATTTGTGACTTCACTCAAAGAATTGAAAATTCGTTGGATGAACAACTCATTCTGCAATAAGCTTAAAGTCATACATGGAATTGATTACTACAAAGTTGGATACATACCCTCTATCTCGATAAGATAA